The sequence AGGTATTTTTGTAGGTTATCTTAACTCAAGAGAAACTTCTTATAAACTGGGGCTTGAGTCAATGGGCGCAATGAGAGCAGACTCTTTTAGTAGAATCCCAATCATAAGGATGACGAGTATCAATCTTGAACCAGGTAATTATACTCTTGAAGAGCTTGTTAGTGGTGTTGATAACGGACTTCTTATTGATGTAAACAAATCTTGGAGTATAGACCAAAAGAGGTTGAACTTCCAATTTGGAACGGAAATAGGATACGAAATTAAAAATGGTAAGATTCAAGATATGGTAAAGAATCCTACCTATTCTGGAATAACTTATGAATTTTGGAGAAGTTTAGATGGAGTTGGTAATGAAAGCTACTACCATACACTTGGACTGCCTAACTGTGGTAAAGGGGAACCAATGCAGGTAATGGAAGTAAGCCATGGTTCAAGTTATGCAAGATTTAGAAATGTAAATGTGGGGGTAAAACATGAATAAAGAAGATTTGTTAGAAGTAGTTAATAAGGCAGTGTCTCTTTCAAAAGCAGATCAAGTTGAGGCTTTGTTGGTGGGTGGAGAATCTTACCTTACAGGTTTTGCAAATAACTATATCCACAGAAACGTAGGAGAGGAAACATATGAACTGAGTGTTAGGGTAGTTATTGGGAAGAAGGTTGCTTCGGCTTCGACAACAGATCTTTCTTATGAATCAATAAAATCGTGTGTAGAGACAGCAGAAACATTGTGCAAATTTCAAAAGGATAATGAAGAATTTGTTAGCCTCCCAAAGGACAATGGCGAGGAAAAATACTTCGAAGAAGTTTATGAATTACCCGATGCAGAAACGCGAGCAGAAATTGTTAAAAAGGTAGTCGATGCATCAAAAAAGCATGACTTAATTTCTTCTGGTAAGTTTGAAGTTGAAAAATCCCAAATTGCAATTAAAAATTCCTTCGGAATTGAGAAATACGGAGAGAGAACTGTAGCAACATTAAAAAACATAGCCATGGGAGATACTTCCTCCGGATTCTCTCAAGAAAGTGCAATGTCTTTTAAGGATATCAATGTAGATAAGATCATTGAGGAAAGTCTTGACACTGCCCTAAAAGGTAGATCACCAATTTCAATAGACCCTGGTAAATATGAGGTAATTCTTTCACCTTATGCGGTTGAAGAGTTTCTATCTTCAATGAAGTATCTTTCTTTAACAGAGAAGAATATAGAAGAGGGAACAAGTTTTATGAAAGGGCATTTCGGAGAAAAAATGTTTAACGATATGATTACCATTTACGATGATGGGAATGATGCTAATACGATAAAGATGGCTTTTGACTTTGAAGGAATGAAGAAGAAAAGAGTTTACTTTGTTAAAAATGGGGTTATAGAAAATGTTGTAAACGATTCTTTCTATGCCTATAAATTGGGGAAAGAACCAACTGGACACTCTCTCCCGCAACCAAATGATTTGGGTGCGTATCCCATGAATTTTATTTTTGAAAAAGGCACATCTAAACTTGACGATATGATATCTAACGTGGAAAAGGGTTTATTTGTGCAACGTTTTTGGTATACAAACCCAATGGACCCTGTAAATTTAGTTATCACGGGAATGACAAGAGATGGCCTTTTCCTTATCGAAAACGGAAAGATTACAAAGGGCGTTAAACATATGAGGTTTACAGAAAGTATTATAACAGCACTTAAAAATTGTTTGGAAATTTCAGATAATTCTAAGATAATATACGAAGGTGGAACAGTTACTACTGCACCGTATATGAGAATTAAAGATTTTAACTTTTCAAGCGCAACCGAATTTTAGGAGGTATGTATGAAAAGAATAGGTTTGTTGTGTGATGGTGGAGATGCACCTGGTATAAACACTGCCATTAGAGCAGTTGCAAGGGCAAGCTTTGAAAGGGAATACGAAGTGCTTGGTTTTATCGATGGTTTTAAAGGTCTTATTGAGAACGACGTGAAAATCATTACAAAAATGTCGGTTTCAGGCATTTTAACTGTTGGAGGAAGTATACTTGGTATATCAAGATTCAATCCCTACAAAGATCCAAAATATGTAGAAGCAATAAAAGAAAATTTTAAGAGAAACGCTCTTACCCTTCTTGTAATAATAGGAGATAGGGACACAATCACAATTGCAAAGAAACTTTCTGAAGAAGGAATACCCTCTATTGTAATTCCAAAAACAATTGACAACGATATCTATGGAACAGATTATTCAATTGGTTTTGATACGGCGGTTTCAGTAATATCGAGTGCATTGGACAGTCTTCATGCAACTGCATCAGCTCATCATAGACTTATGGTTGTTGAAACAATGGGAAGAGAAACTGGCTGGCTTGCTTTGTTCGGTGGTATAACTGGTGGAGCAGATTACATTGTTATACCTGAGGTGCCTTTTACAATTGAAGAGATTGCAGCACACATCGAGAAGAGAAAGAAAGAGGGCAAAAACTTCAGTATTGTTGTTGTTGCAGAAGGTGTAGTGCTTCCCGATGAGGATAGAAGCACTTTTGAATATGACGAATTTGGACATAAGGTAAACGCAAAAAGAATGGTTGGCTATAGGCTTGCAAGTAAACTTGAGAATATTACACATCTTAAATCAAGGGTAATGGTGCTTGGTTATTTACAGCGTGGTGGTGTGCCAACAATTGCAGACAGACTACTTGCAACACAACTTGGAGTATTTGCAGTAGATTTGGTTGCTAAAGGAATCTCAAATGTTGTAGTCGGTGTTAATAAAAGTGATCTTGTAACTACTCCCTATGAAGATGCTTTTGATAAAATCCGTATGGCGGATACCACATACTACGAACTTGCAAGAGTATTCTTCTAACGATGCTTGAAGGTTCTTTAAGAGACTTTTCACTTGATGACCTACTACAAATGATTTCACTTGGTGGTAAGACCGGTGAACTTCATTTGGAGGGTTTAACTCCTTTTGGAAAAAGAAAAGGCATTATCTACTTTGAGAATGGAGAAGTAAAAGATGCCGAAACAGAGGAAACAAGAGGTGAAATTGCAATTTTAGATCTTCTAAACATAAAAGAAGGGACTTTTAGATTTGTTCCAAATGATACTTTGCATGTTAAGAAAGCAATATCAAAATCCATTCCTGACCTTGTTCTTCTTGCTACCTCAAAATTAGATGAGTGGAACAGAGTTAAATCAAGGGTTGAATCGGTTGATTCTGTTTTTAAAATGATGACAGATGATATTCCAAACGAAATTCACTTATCCCAAACGGATTGGAAGGTCCTCATGCTACTCCAAAAAGGCATGACAATAAGGGAGGCAGCCTTAAGACTGAACATGACGGTTTTTGACGTTGCAAAAATTGCATACGGGTTAGCCGCTCTCAAGATTATAAGGGAAGTTGGACAAAAGAATCCCGATACAAATGAAGTAAAAGTAAAAACACCTCCAAAGAGCTTCATATTGAGGTTAATCGATAGGATAAGGAGACTTTGATGAAGCACTATAAAATCGTGGTGACAGGACCGTTTGCTGCAGGTAAAACAACTTTCATAAAGACAATAACTGAAATTGCACCTGTTGTTACTGAGGCTCCTACAACAAGAGAAGAAGAGTCTTCAGTTAAAAATTTAACAACAGTTGCAATGGATTTTGGAAGAATTACTGTAGATGACGAGTTTGTCCTACACATCTTTGGAACACCAGGCCAATTCAGATTTAATTATATGTGGAGCATACTATCAAAAGATGCACTTGGAGTGGTATTGCTTGTAGATTCAGGCGATAAGTCTGTTTTTGAAGAAGCAAAGGACATGCTAAACTTCTTCAGAGTTAAAACTGATGCACCAATTGTTATTGCATTAAACCACTTTAACGAAAAAGAGCATACAACAGGGGAAGAACTGCGTAAAATTATGATGGTTCCTGATAGTATCCCCATAATTAATTGTGATGCAACAAATAAAGAAAGCGTAAAAAATGTGCTCCTAAAGTTGTTAGAATTAATTTTGGAGAACGAAGCATAGTTTTTAATTTTTTTTAATATAATATATTTACCCTACTAAGGGAAGGAGGTAAAAAAAAGTATGAAAAAACTTTTGGTAGTACTTTTAGTGGTTGGTTTTGTTGTCTCTCTTTTTGCGGGTTGTAAACCAGCAGCCCAACAACCAGCGAAGATCAAAATTGGTCTTGTTACAGACGTGGGTGGTAGAGGAGATAGATCATTCAACGATTCAGCTCTCCGTGGTCTTGAAACTTGGGCTGCAAAAGTGGAGTATGTGCAAGGTGGCGGATATAAACCGCTTTCTGATGAAGCGTTCAACGCAAGCATTCCAGATGACCTTAAAGACAAGGGGATTTCACCTCTTAACGTTGAACCAATTGTCCTTGAATCAAAGGCAAAAGAGGATTA is a genomic window of Caldisericaceae bacterium containing:
- a CDS encoding TldD/PmbA family protein, whose amino-acid sequence is MNKEDLLEVVNKAVSLSKADQVEALLVGGESYLTGFANNYIHRNVGEETYELSVRVVIGKKVASASTTDLSYESIKSCVETAETLCKFQKDNEEFVSLPKDNGEEKYFEEVYELPDAETRAEIVKKVVDASKKHDLISSGKFEVEKSQIAIKNSFGIEKYGERTVATLKNIAMGDTSSGFSQESAMSFKDINVDKIIEESLDTALKGRSPISIDPGKYEVILSPYAVEEFLSSMKYLSLTEKNIEEGTSFMKGHFGEKMFNDMITIYDDGNDANTIKMAFDFEGMKKKRVYFVKNGVIENVVNDSFYAYKLGKEPTGHSLPQPNDLGAYPMNFIFEKGTSKLDDMISNVEKGLFVQRFWYTNPMDPVNLVITGMTRDGLFLIENGKITKGVKHMRFTESIITALKNCLEISDNSKIIYEGGTVTTAPYMRIKDFNFSSATEF
- a CDS encoding 6-phosphofructokinase: MKRIGLLCDGGDAPGINTAIRAVARASFEREYEVLGFIDGFKGLIENDVKIITKMSVSGILTVGGSILGISRFNPYKDPKYVEAIKENFKRNALTLLVIIGDRDTITIAKKLSEEGIPSIVIPKTIDNDIYGTDYSIGFDTAVSVISSALDSLHATASAHHRLMVVETMGRETGWLALFGGITGGADYIVIPEVPFTIEEIAAHIEKRKKEGKNFSIVVVAEGVVLPDEDRSTFEYDEFGHKVNAKRMVGYRLASKLENITHLKSRVMVLGYLQRGGVPTIADRLLATQLGVFAVDLVAKGISNVVVGVNKSDLVTTPYEDAFDKIRMADTTYYELARVFF
- a CDS encoding DUF4388 domain-containing protein → MLEGSLRDFSLDDLLQMISLGGKTGELHLEGLTPFGKRKGIIYFENGEVKDAETEETRGEIAILDLLNIKEGTFRFVPNDTLHVKKAISKSIPDLVLLATSKLDEWNRVKSRVESVDSVFKMMTDDIPNEIHLSQTDWKVLMLLQKGMTIREAALRLNMTVFDVAKIAYGLAALKIIREVGQKNPDTNEVKVKTPPKSFILRLIDRIRRL
- a CDS encoding ATP/GTP-binding protein, whose amino-acid sequence is MKHYKIVVTGPFAAGKTTFIKTITEIAPVVTEAPTTREEESSVKNLTTVAMDFGRITVDDEFVLHIFGTPGQFRFNYMWSILSKDALGVVLLVDSGDKSVFEEAKDMLNFFRVKTDAPIVIALNHFNEKEHTTGEELRKIMMVPDSIPIINCDATNKESVKNVLLKLLELILENEA